In Juglans microcarpa x Juglans regia isolate MS1-56 chromosome 4S, Jm3101_v1.0, whole genome shotgun sequence, a single window of DNA contains:
- the LOC121263776 gene encoding mitogen-activated protein kinase homolog NTF3-like, whose amino-acid sequence MATPVEPPNGVRQRGKHYYTMWKTVFEIDTKYVPIKPVGKGAYGVVCSSINMETDEKVAIKKIKNVFENTIDALRTLRELKLLRHLRHENVIALKDVMKASHRRTFKDIYLVYELMDADLHQVIKSSQPLSGDHCKYFLFQLLRGLNYLHSANILHRDLKPGNLLINANCDLKICDFGLARTNGGDDQFMTEYVVTRWYRAPELLLRCDNYGTSIDVWSVGCIFAEILGRKPIFPGTDCLNQLKLIINVLGSQQEADLEFIDNPKARKHIKSLPHSRGMQFSRLYPEADPLAIDLLRRMLVFDPTERITVSEALRHPYMSELYDPKSNSPAQVTINLDIDENSGEQMIREMMWNEMMLYHPEATSAHV is encoded by the exons ATGGCTACTCCGGTAGAGCCTCCGAATGGCGTTAGGCAACGAGGGAAGCATTACTACACAATGTGGAAAACGGTGTTTGAGATCGACACCAAATACGTGCCCATCAAACCCGTCGGTAAAGGGGCATATGGCGTGGTGTGCTCTTCCATCAACATGGAAACCGATGAGAAAGTTGCAATCAAGAAGATCAAAAATGTGTTTGAGAACACCATTGATGCGCTGAGAACGCTGAGGGAGCTGAAGCTTCTTAGACATCTTCGGCACGAGAATGTTATTGCTTTGAAGGATGTCATGAAGGCTAGTCATCGAAGGACTTTCAAGGACATATACTTGGTTTACGAACTTATGGATGCGGATCTTCATCAGGTTATCAAGTCCTCGCAGCCACTTTCTGGTGATCATTGCAAATATTTCTTGTTCCAG TTGCTTCGAGGGCTCAATTATCTTCATTCAGCAAATATCCTTCACCGGGACTTGAAGCCTGGGAACCTCCTTATCAATGCCAATTGTGACTTGAAGATATGTGATTTTGGGCTGGCACGAACTAATGGAGGCGATGATCAGTTCATGACAGAGTATGTTGTCACTCGTTGGTACCGTGCACCAGAGCTCCTCTTGCGTTGTGACAATTATGGAACCTCCATCGATGTGTGGTCTGTAGGATGCATCTTTGCTGAGATTCTTGGTCGGAAACCAATCTTCCCTGGAACGGATTGCCTCAACCAGCTGAAACTGATAATCAATGTTCTTGGCAGCCAACAAGAAGCTGATCTTGAGTTCATTGACAATCCAAAGGCCAGGAAGCACATCAAATCACTACCCCATTCAAGGGGGATGCAGTTTTCCCGTTTGTACCCCGAAGCTGACCCTTTAGCTATAGACTTGTTGCGAAGAATGCTTGTGTTTGATCCAACTGAGAGAATTACCGTCTCTGAAGCACTCCGACACCCTTACATGTCTGAGCTGTATGATCCAAAAAGTAATTCTCCTGCCCAAGTCACAATTAATCTCGACATAGATGAAAATTCGGGGGAGCAGATGATTAGGGAGATGATGTGGAATGAGATGATGCTTTACCATCCTGAAGCTACCTCTGCCCACGTGTAG
- the LOC121263790 gene encoding bZIP transcription factor 44-like translates to MASSSTGASLGSSTLQNSGTSEGDLHDHVMDQRKRKRMLSNRESARRSRQRKQKHLDDLMTQVCQLAKENNQILTSMNMTSQVYLNIEAENSILRAQMAELNQRLESLNEIVNYVNSTTGLFGTGDSTQTTHDNSLILQPWSSPYMNHPITASADIFMY, encoded by the coding sequence ATGGCTTCTTCTAGTACTGGAGCTTCCTTAGGGTCCAGCACGCTCCAGAACTCAGGGACGTCTGAGGGCGATCTTCATGATCATGTCATGGATCAAAGAAAGCGGAAAAGGATGCTTTCCAACCGTGAATCGGCGCGTCGATCACGGCAGCGGAAACAGAAGCACCTGGACGATCTGATGACCCAAGTTTGCCAGTTGGCGAAGGAGAACAACCAAATCCTCACAAGCATGAACATGACCTCTCAGGTCTACTTGAACATCGAGGCTGAGAACTCCATTCTGAGGGCTCAGATGGCTGAGCTTAACCAGAGATTAGAGTCTCTGAATGAGATCGTCAATTACGTGAACTCAACAACTGGTCTTTTTGGGACTGGGGACAGTACTCAGACGACCCATGATAATAGCCTCATATTGCAGCCCTGGAGCTCTCCCTATATGAACCATCCCATAACGGCTTCTGCTGATATATTTATGTACTGA